From Kaistella polysaccharea:
TTTAAACTGGTTGATGCACAAACTATTTTTCATAAGATGGAACCGCGAAATTTAACAGCAGCTTATCAGTTTTACTGTCGAAAAAGCCTTGAAAATGCCCATTCCGCAGAAGCAGATGTATTGGCAACTTTTGAAGTTTTAGATGCACAGGTGGGTCATTACCCAGATTTACCGAATGACATTGCCGGATTGAGCGAAATTTCATCACACCATAAATTTGCAGATTTAGCCGGTTTTATTGCTTTTGATAAGGAAGAAAAAGAAGTTTTCAGCTTTGGCAAATATAAAGGTCAGCGCGTGAAAGACGTTTTCCAGAAAGATTTGGGATATTACGGTTGGATTCAGAATGCTGATTTCCCTTTATATACCAAGAAAGTTTTGACAGGAATTCAGTTGAGAAGTAAATTTTAAATAGTAAATAAAACGATATGAAAATCATTTGCATTGGTAGAAATTACGCAGAACACGCACAGGAATTGGGAAATGAAATCCCGGAAAGCCCCGTGATTTTTATGAAACCCGACACGGCGATCTTAAAAGGAAATGATTTCTATATTCCTGAATTTTCGAACGATGTACATTATGAATTGGAGGTTGTTTTAAAAATATCCAAAGGCGGAAAATATATTCTTGAAGAAAATGCCGACAAACATTATGATGAAATCGGCTTAGGAATTGATTTCACCGCACGCGATTTACAGAGCAAACTGAAATCGAAAGGATTGCCTTGGGAACTTTCAAAAGGATTTGATGGAAGCGCGGTACTTTCAGAATTTTTCAATAAGAAAGAGTATGATATGAAAAATCTCAATTTTTCACTCTTAAAGAATAAGCAGGAAGTTCAAAATGGAAATACCTCGCTGATGATTTTCTCCCCAGAACAAATCATTGCTTTTGTCTCTCAGTACTTCACTTTACGAGTCGGTGATTTAATATTTACAGGTACACCAAAAGGAGTTGGGAAAGTTTCCGAAAATGACGAATTGCAAGCATTTCTGGAAGATCAGAAGGTTTTTAAACTTAGAATTCAATAAGCAAATAATTGAAGGTATCAGAATATATTTGTAACTTTAAGGAACAAAATTAAAGATCATGATAAACATTATTTTACCCGTAGATTTTTCAGACGCGACCGAAAAATTAGTGGAAGGCGCAGTGAAATTTGCAAAGGAAGCCAACGGAAAAATCTGCCTGATTCATGTGGCGCCGGCAGACATTGGTTTTGCGATTGGCGATATGGGATTTCAATATTTTCCGGAAGTGGAGCAAAATGAAATCAAGCAGGAATTGATGCAGTTGAATAATTTAGAACAACGCATTATTGCACAGGGCATTGATTGTGAACATCTTTTAAAACAAGGTGTTGCCGGTGATATTATCCTGGAATATGCAAAAGATAAATCTGCAGGATATATTGTAATGGGCTCTCACGGACGAAGCAATATGTATGATGTTTTTGTGGGAAGTTTAACCAAAGAACTCACCAGAAGATCTCACATTCCAGTTTTAGTGATTCCTATTCATTAATAAAAAAATAAAAATAAAATCCCGAAATTCAAAAAATTTCGGGATTTTTATCGTTAAAACGATATCAATTATTCACTAGTCTTTTTTGTAAATTCTTGGGTCATAATAAGGATAATGGCCTTCTGTTGGAGAAAAATATTCTTTATCTTTATTTCCGCCCAAAACTTTTACTAAAACGTAACACCAATAACAGAAGAGTGCTACTGCAGCAAAGAATAGAATCCAGTTTACAAAATTAGATGCAAAATCAAAAAAACCGAAAGACCATTTAAAGAACTCGCTGATTAGTAGAAATATTGATGTCATTTTTTCCTTTTTTAAATTAACTTTGCACAAATTTATAAAAAATGTTTCGATTACTTTCAAAAGAAAGCAATATTTTTTCTGTTCCGGTGTATATTGGTATATTGCTTTTAATTGTAATCAGTTTTAACTTTTTAGATTTCAATACTTTAGAAGTTATTTCGGCGGTGGTAACATTTGCAGGTGTGGCACTTGGATACTTCTGTTTTAACGCTATCGATCTTAATTACCAAAGTCATTTGCCTCTTTTTGTGTACACCGTTTTTGTCTTCGCCTTATATCCCGGAGATCTCGACATTGGAATTGCAGTCTCACTATTCACCAATTCTATTATCCTTCTTCTCCTCACTGATGATGATTTATTGGTGCGTAAAAACTCATATATTCTGGTAGGCACCATCTTGGCTTTTAATTTCATTTTTCTGCCGACAACGTGGCCCATGTCAATTTTCGTTATATTTCATATTATAGGAACATCTGACCGCATCGGGCTGCACGTTTTTCGATTGTTTTTCGGATTTCTTTTGATTGCAATTTCCTATTTTTCAGTTGCTTATTTTTTTAAATTAAATTCCTGGAATACCGCCTATTTTCCCTTCGGAGGATTTACAGCAACCAAGAAGTTTGACCATCTTTTGTGGCTTAGTCCTGTGGCTATTTTTCTCATTCACGCCGTTGCGGACCACTTTCGGAACTTTAACAAAAAAAGTCCGACCAGCCGTTTTAAATATACATTCTTACTGGTATTTTCTTTGGCTCAGATGATTACCATATTTTTGTACATGGGCAAAACCTATGAATATCTATTATTGTTGGCTCTGCCAGCTTCTATTATACTCAGCAGAATGTTAAAATTTTCTAAGAAACATTGGCTTCAGGAAGCCGGTTTGTGGACCATTATTTTTTCGTTGCTGCTCTTTAAACTTTCCTCTTATTTTAATTTTTATTAAACATGATCCAAATTGACGATAAATTAATTTCTGAAGATATTTTCTCTGAAGAATTTGTATGTAATTTAAGCAAATGCAAAGGCGCCTGCTGTGTAGAAGGCGATATCGGCGCGCCCCTGAACAAAGAAGAAACCGTAATTCTGGACCGTATTTTCGAACAGGTAAAACCTTATCTTCGAAAAGAAGGTGTAGAAGCGATCGAAAGACAGGGAACTTGGGTAATAGATCCCAATGACGGTGATTATGTAACGCCAATGGTTGAAGATAAAGAATGTGCGTACGTTATTTTTGATGAAAAAGGAATTACCAAATGCGGAATTGAAAAAGCGTACGAAGACGGCGCAGTCGACTGGCAAAAACCAATCTCCTGCCACCTTTATCCAATTCGTGTAGACGAATACAGAACCTTTACAGCACTGAATTACCACAAATGGGATATTTGCAGTGATGCGTGCACTTTGGGCCGGGAATTACAGGTTCCTATCTATAAGTTTGTGAAAACTCCACTCATTAGAAAGTACGGTGAAGAATTTTATCAAACTCTTTGCGACGCTGCCGACGAGTGGAAAAAAGAATACGGTTCGTAAATAATTTCTATCTTTAAATAAAAATGTCCGAGCACTTTGAACTTTTAGATATTTATAAAGCAATTATCTCTTTGATTGCCGGATTAATTCTGGGTTTCGAGCGCGAAATGAAAGACAAATCCGCGGGCTTAAAAACCATTACCATTATTTGTCTGGGTTCTACCCTTTTTTCCATTCTTTCCTACAAATTGGCAGGAACCGGCGACCCAACCAGAATTGCATCTTATATTGTGAGCGGAATTGGTTTTCTGGGCGCTGGCGTAATTTTCAAGGAAGGATTTAATGTTTATGGTTTAACTACGGCCGGAATTATCTGGATTGCAGCAGCCATCGGAATGTCGATTGGTTTTGGGGAAATTTATATTGCGTTTACCTTTTTAATTTCAGCGCTGATTATAATTTATGTTGCTAAAGTTTTGACCAAACATCTTTTAGCTTACCATCATAATAAAATTCTGAAGTTTAAAATTTCAACAGACCGTTTTCAGGCGAAAAAGGCGATTGTAAAGGATATTAAAAATATATCGAAAGTAGGTTATCAAATTGCTCTGGAGAAAAGAGACGATTTTATATTGGTGACCATGGATCTTCACATTACTAATAAACAGCTTGAAGATCTAGAAATATACCTCATTGAAAACGAAAATATAAATTCTTTTAATTACTAAAATTTAAGAATTTTCTCCATAAAAAAATCCGTCTCGATAATAGATCGAGACGGATTTTATATTTAAGAGAAGAGTTTACTTTTTCAATTCTTCTAAAAACTCATCGTGAGAAATTACAGTTTCTTTTTTGGATGCTTTTTCTAAAATCACATCTTTCAATTTCGCCATTCCAACTTCAGATGAAATCTGACGAACCTGCTCCTGATCTTTTAACATTTCCACAGCGTATTTCTGTACTTCTTCATCCGGTAAATGGTGAATTCCGTAGATCGCCAACTGATTACGAACCAATTGTTCAGCTTGTGCTAAAACATCAGTATAATCTAATTTAATATCGTTATCGGTCATCAATTTCCCTTCAAGAATTTGATATTTCAATTGACTTTTTTCTGTTTCTAAAATTTCTTTTGCCTGTTCTTCTGTCGTTACATTTTCATTGCTGAAAACCAACCATTTTACCAAGAAATCTTCCGGAAGTTTCACGTCTTCTTTTTCAGTAACCTGCGCTAAGACTTTGTTTACGAAATGAACATCTGCATTCTGCTGGAAATATTCATCCAATTCGGCTTTTACTTTTTCTTTTAATTCTTCTTCAGATTTTATAGTTCCTTCACCATACACTTTATCGAATAATTCCTGGTTCAACTCTGCCAATTTAAGACCGAAGAAATCTTTCACTTTAACCTCGATTTGGTCGTGGTGTAAATGTTCAACTTCTTCTTTGGTGAAGCTTAGTTCTTTCGCCAATTCCTCATTACTTTCTAATTCTGCTTTAGAAACTTTTACAGAACCATCCATTTTCAAATCTTTTACCAATTTGAAAGCTTCTTTTCTAGTTGCATCGATGGTTACATTTTTCGGCGGATGATTGTGCGCACCTTCTGCATCTTCTTCAACAACTTGGCTAATTTCCAATGAAATGGTCGTGTCTTCGCCGATTGCATCTTGTGGAACCTGCTCTGCGAAACGCTTCTGCATATTTTCGATGCTTTGTCCAATCTCTTTTTCAGAAGCTTCTACTTTATAATGTGGCGCTTCATATTTCGATAAATCGATTGTAAATTCTGGTTCATAACCTACTTCAAAACCTACAGAAAGCTGGTCTGCAGTATGATCTAATTCCTCAACAGGTTGTGGAACTGGCTGACCTACCAATCTTAATTTATTGTCATTAACATAGTTGTTCAGTGCGTCTGAAACCTGCTTGTTGATTTCTTCGAAAGCAATTCCTGCTTCATATTGTTTTCTCACCATGCTCAATGGTACTTTTCCTTTTCTGAATCCAGGAACTTGTGCATTTTTTGCGTAGTTGATCAATTGCTTTTCAACTTTATCTTTGTAATCTGACTTATCTAAAGTAACTGTAAGTAACGCACTTACTTCGTCGTGGTTGGTCGCTGTAACGTTCATTGTAATTTATTGAAAATTTAGGTTGCAAAAATAGTAATTTTTTTTTGAATATTTTTATAGGACGTGAAAGTGTGGGAAGCAATAATTTGGCAACTGAAACTTTTAGAGATTACTGATCTCGTAAGTTGCCATTGCATCGGTTTCGCCACCTTGAACTGTGCCGAAAACACTGCCACTTTTCTCTTCATTTACCGAAGATGCGTCGTGAATTAAGGTCAATACCAATTGCGGGTTTTTTCCGTTCTCGGCTTTAATAACCGTCCATTTCGTGGTAAGCCCAATTCTTTTACCGTCACTTCTAACTGCAGATTCCGCATCAATTCTTTTCAAATCAATATCAGCATTCTGAAAACTGAAAAGCAGAAAATGCTCATCTTTCGCTTCGATGATGCTTTGCGTTTCGTCTTCATTTCCATTTAGGAAAACGGCATTTACGGTATAAGTTTTTCCATCTGTTAATTTAATATCCGGATTCGTTGTAGAATTAACGGTGTAATTATAGGTAGTTGTAATGCCGGTTATGTCGTCTTGTACATTTAAAATTATATTAGAAATATCTTCCTGAGAAAGAACATCTTCATCTTCGTCAGCACGGCTACAGCTTACTGAAAATAGTACTATTAATAGAAAGACGAAATATTTAAGTTTAATTAATGATTTCATTTTTAATGAATTTAGAAGTTATATTTTACATTGAAAATAATATTTCTGCCCATTTCAAAAGAGAAATAACGCATTCTGTTCAGGTAATCTTTGTAATTCGTATCAAAAAGATTAGTCACATTTAAACCAGCCGTAAAATGTTTATTAAAATCAAACCCGGTTTGAATACTCCACAAAGTATAGGTTGGCGGCGGCGTAGACAGATCTAAAGTTTTCTCAACCTCTACTCCATTTTCGAAAATATTGATGGTTGGATTGTAAACTGGAAATCTTTTTTGTTGTAAGAACGTTTGCTGTTGAACTTTGAAATAGAAATTTCTCCAACCTTCATTTTTAAATTCTAAACTGTTGGTAAAATTCGTTGGAACCATCAGTATTAAAGGTTGATTGTTGGTTTCATCTTGACCATTGATGTAGGAGAAATTACCGTGATATACAAAACGATCATTTAATTTTAACTGCGCATCAACATCTACACCGTACATTTTTGCGTCGATTTGTTTGTAAGACCAAACTGGGAAAACACCTCGGATCGTATTCTGAATGCCAGTCGGAATTTCAGTGATGAAGTTTTTCGTGATGAATAAGTACGGGTTTACGGTAATTCTGAAACCATCTAAAATATTTAATTTCCCATCGATATTTAAATTAAATTGGTTTCCATCTTCATTTTTAATTCCCATATTTCCCACTTCGATGATCGCCGCGGAATGATGCAATCCATCCGCAAAAAGTTCTGCAATATTGGGCGTTCTTCCGACTTTCGCATAGTTTAATTTGATATCTAAATTCTTGGAAGGCTGATAATCTAATCCTGCATTAAATGATAGATTCTTGTACGTCAAATTTGGTTTTGTAAAAACACGGTTACCCTCCGTCTTCACATAAAACTGTGAAAAATCATTCGAGTACAGATTTTCCCAATCGCTTAAATCGTACCATTTTTTGACTTCATATTTTGCAACATCATATCTCAATCCAGCTTCTGCATTTAATTCTGGAGTCAACTTACATTTGAAGACAGAATAAACGCCGCCAGAATATTGATCATAATTTGGAACCAATCTTCGGGCCTGAGTTTCTGGCGTAGAATAATTAAACTGGTATTTTAAATCGATTCCAGTTTCTAAACTCCAGAACTGTCGCTCGATAAAATCATTGATGTTAAATTGATTCGTAAACAATTCCAAATCCAAAGATGGAATTTGAGCCAATTCACCTCTTCTCACATCATATTCCTTTCTATGATTGTATTGAAAGTTATAATCCACCGAAACTTTCCCCAGATTTTCAAATCTTTTAAAAGCAGAAATTTTGGCAATATGATGCTGAACATCTTGTTTTGGATTATCAATCGAATAAGAAAAGTCTCTTTCATAAATCGGAATATCGAAGGTTAAGGCTTTATAAAAATCTTCTAAATTGCCCAAATCAGAACCTCTGTAAATTCCGATCTCAGAATTGGTCACGCTGTAATCAAAAGAAATTCCTCGTAAGAAAGTATTGTTCTGAACCGTAAAACTGAAGGATTGATTTTGCAAACCGGTATTCATCAAATTATAATCAGGCGTTTTCAAGTCTCCTAATTTCTTAAATCCGCCCGTTGTTTTTATAGCCCAACCATTTTCCCAGGTTTTTAATAAATTAATTCCAAGTCCAACGCCTCGACCGTTTGATATTCCAGAAAGATTTGCACTTCCCTGAATGGTATCTTTTCTTTTAAAAACGGCAGGTTCCAGTACAACTACTCCACCGATGGCGTCACTTCCGTATTTTAAGGCAGAAGCACCTTTAATCACATCGACATGATCAAATTGGTTAACGTCAATATTTGGTGCATGTTCAACGCCCCATTCTTGATCCGCCATTTTTACGCCATTATTAATGATAGGAACTCGACTTCCGTACAATCCGTGGATAATCGGTTTGGCAATATTATTTCCACTTTTCAAGGCGCCGACACCCGAAATGCTCGACAAAATATTTCCTAAATTTTCTGTGGAATTACGGTCGATTTCACTTCTATCCAAAGATTTTACAATAAGGGAATTGGTGTTTTTATGCGTTCCGTGAAGTGTAATTGTTTCAATTTCTTCAACGTGATGTTCCAGTTGAAGTGTAATCTCCAAATCTTTATTCACGTTGAGTTCTTCCGTAACCGCATCACAATCGGGGTGATTTGCAATAAGCGTGTAATTTCCTTTTTCTACTGTTTTAAAGGTAAAATTACCATTAACATCCGAAACTTGGGTTGTTTTGCCAATGATAATTGAGGCGTCTTTTAAGGGAACTTTGTCGTGATAATCGATCACTTTCCCTTTGACTGTAAAAGTCGTTTGCGCGTTCGCTAATAACAATCCAAAAAAGATTGCCATGATATTTAAAGTAAATTTCATTTAAATTGAGTTTAAGAATAAAAAAAACGTGAACATTAAAAAACTGAAAATCAATTCTTTAGTATTCATTTCGAAAAAAGGTTGTAGTTAAATGAAAAATACGGGCGGGCCGCGTAAGTAATAATTGTAGAATGCAGAATGAAGCGCGATTTTTTCAAAGGAAAAATTTCCTAAGTGAAGTTCCTCCGCTGCTATTGCTTTAAAGAAAAAAGCCTGAGCGGTTATATATTTTGCTTCGTGCAGAAAATGACAGGAAAGACAGTCTGTATAATGTACTATTTTAGAGGAGGTCGAAAAGGTTTTATCGACCTTTGTAAAATGGAAATCTTTTAAAATTTCCCCACTACCATGTTCATGAAAATTTTGAGAAAACAAAGCCACAAAAAGATAAACGCCCGCGAAAAGCGTCGCTAAAAATTTTTGGTGTGTTCTGTTTCTCAACATTTGGCAAAAATATACAAATTTAAAACAGAAAAAAAATTCAACCTTTTTTAAATCGAGATTTGAACATAAATTCTCATCTAGTGACTTCTTAACCAGAGGTGACAAATCTTCTGTATCAAAGGCTCAAAAATTCCTTTAGATTTCGTAAATTTGTGCTGAAATTTTTTTATATGATAGACAGTGCGGTGAAAAAGATTGTGGTACTTACTTCAGGAGGTGATTCTCCCGGTATGAACGCTGCTCTACGTGCAGTTGTTCGAACTGCAAGTCACTACAAGATAGAATGTTACGGCGTAAGAGAAGGCTATAATGGTTTAATCAATGACGATTTTACGAGAATGGGACCTCGATCCGTTAAAAATATTATCACGGAAGGCGGCACCATTTTAAAATCTGCACGTTCATTAGAATTTAAAACTGCGGCCGGCAGAAAAAAGGCTTTTGAAAATTGTCAGAAACACGGCATCGATGGAATGGTTTGCATCGGTGGAGATGGAACTTTCAAAGGCGCAAAAGTTTTCTGTGAAGAATACGGCATTCAGGTAATTGGTGTTCCCGGAACGATCGACAATGATATTTTCGGTACCGATAATACCATTGGGTATGATACCGCTTTGAATACCGCCATGGAAGCCATCGACAAAATCAGAGATACCGCAACTTCACACAACAGAATTTTCTTCGTGGAAGTAATGGGTCGTGATGCCGGTTTTATTGCTCTAAACAGTGGTTTGGCTACGGGAGCCATCGGAATTTTAATTCCAGAAAAAAAAGACAGTATTGAAGAACTTTTCGCTACTTTCGAAAGAGCAGAAAAAGCCGGAAAAGCCTCAAGTATCGTAGTTGTAGCTGAAGGTGAAAAATTGGGTAGTATTTACGATATTGCAAAAGCCACTAAAGCAGGTTTTCCTGATTACGACATTCGTGTTGCGGTCCTAGGACATATTCAGAGAGGTGGATCACCAAGTTGTGCCGACCGTGTTTTAGCGAGTAGATTGGGATACGGCGCCGTGATCGGACTCATGAAAGGAAAAACCAATATGATGGTCGGAATGAAGTCCAACAAAATGGTATACACGCCAATTGAAGAAGCTGTAAAAAAACACAATGAACTCGATCAGGATTTGCTGAAAATTTCAGAAATTCTGGCCATTTAATTAATAAATATAATCTTAAAATAGAAATTATGTCAACAATCAAAGTAGGAATCAACGGATTCGGTAGAATTGGTCGTCTTGTTTTCAGAGCAATGGCCGAAAGAGAAAACATCGAAGTTGTAGGAATCAACGACCTTATCAATGCCGAATATATGGCGTATATGCTAAAGTATGATTCTGTA
This genomic window contains:
- a CDS encoding 3'-5' exonuclease, with protein sequence MNLKLHKPLCVFDLETTGIQVAKDRIVEISILKVNPDASRESKTWLVNPEMFIPKESSDIHGITNEDVKDSPTFKEIAGKVIDMITGCDLGGFNSNRFDVPLLAEELLRAGFDFDLTKFKLVDAQTIFHKMEPRNLTAAYQFYCRKSLENAHSAEADVLATFEVLDAQVGHYPDLPNDIAGLSEISSHHKFADLAGFIAFDKEEKEVFSFGKYKGQRVKDVFQKDLGYYGWIQNADFPLYTKKVLTGIQLRSKF
- a CDS encoding universal stress protein; its protein translation is MINIILPVDFSDATEKLVEGAVKFAKEANGKICLIHVAPADIGFAIGDMGFQYFPEVEQNEIKQELMQLNNLEQRIIAQGIDCEHLLKQGVAGDIILEYAKDKSAGYIVMGSHGRSNMYDVFVGSLTKELTRRSHIPVLVIPIH
- a CDS encoding DUF6427 family protein; this translates as MFRLLSKESNIFSVPVYIGILLLIVISFNFLDFNTLEVISAVVTFAGVALGYFCFNAIDLNYQSHLPLFVYTVFVFALYPGDLDIGIAVSLFTNSIILLLLTDDDLLVRKNSYILVGTILAFNFIFLPTTWPMSIFVIFHIIGTSDRIGLHVFRLFFGFLLIAISYFSVAYFFKLNSWNTAYFPFGGFTATKKFDHLLWLSPVAIFLIHAVADHFRNFNKKSPTSRFKYTFLLVFSLAQMITIFLYMGKTYEYLLLLALPASIILSRMLKFSKKHWLQEAGLWTIIFSLLLFKLSSYFNFY
- a CDS encoding DUF3109 family protein — translated: MIQIDDKLISEDIFSEEFVCNLSKCKGACCVEGDIGAPLNKEETVILDRIFEQVKPYLRKEGVEAIERQGTWVIDPNDGDYVTPMVEDKECAYVIFDEKGITKCGIEKAYEDGAVDWQKPISCHLYPIRVDEYRTFTALNYHKWDICSDACTLGRELQVPIYKFVKTPLIRKYGEEFYQTLCDAADEWKKEYGS
- a CDS encoding fumarylacetoacetate hydrolase family protein; translated protein: MKIICIGRNYAEHAQELGNEIPESPVIFMKPDTAILKGNDFYIPEFSNDVHYELEVVLKISKGGKYILEENADKHYDEIGLGIDFTARDLQSKLKSKGLPWELSKGFDGSAVLSEFFNKKEYDMKNLNFSLLKNKQEVQNGNTSLMIFSPEQIIAFVSQYFTLRVGDLIFTGTPKGVGKVSENDELQAFLEDQKVFKLRIQ
- a CDS encoding TonB-dependent receptor; this encodes MKFTLNIMAIFFGLLLANAQTTFTVKGKVIDYHDKVPLKDASIIIGKTTQVSDVNGNFTFKTVEKGNYTLIANHPDCDAVTEELNVNKDLEITLQLEHHVEEIETITLHGTHKNTNSLIVKSLDRSEIDRNSTENLGNILSSISGVGALKSGNNIAKPIIHGLYGSRVPIINNGVKMADQEWGVEHAPNIDVNQFDHVDVIKGASALKYGSDAIGGVVVLEPAVFKRKDTIQGSANLSGISNGRGVGLGINLLKTWENGWAIKTTGGFKKLGDLKTPDYNLMNTGLQNQSFSFTVQNNTFLRGISFDYSVTNSEIGIYRGSDLGNLEDFYKALTFDIPIYERDFSYSIDNPKQDVQHHIAKISAFKRFENLGKVSVDYNFQYNHRKEYDVRRGELAQIPSLDLELFTNQFNINDFIERQFWSLETGIDLKYQFNYSTPETQARRLVPNYDQYSGGVYSVFKCKLTPELNAEAGLRYDVAKYEVKKWYDLSDWENLYSNDFSQFYVKTEGNRVFTKPNLTYKNLSFNAGLDYQPSKNLDIKLNYAKVGRTPNIAELFADGLHHSAAIIEVGNMGIKNEDGNQFNLNIDGKLNILDGFRITVNPYLFITKNFITEIPTGIQNTIRGVFPVWSYKQIDAKMYGVDVDAQLKLNDRFVYHGNFSYINGQDETNNQPLILMVPTNFTNSLEFKNEGWRNFYFKVQQQTFLQQKRFPVYNPTINIFENGVEVEKTLDLSTPPPTYTLWSIQTGFDFNKHFTAGLNVTNLFDTNYKDYLNRMRYFSFEMGRNIIFNVKYNF
- a CDS encoding MgtC/SapB family protein, with translation MSEHFELLDIYKAIISLIAGLILGFEREMKDKSAGLKTITIICLGSTLFSILSYKLAGTGDPTRIASYIVSGIGFLGAGVIFKEGFNVYGLTTAGIIWIAAAIGMSIGFGEIYIAFTFLISALIIIYVAKVLTKHLLAYHHNKILKFKISTDRFQAKKAIVKDIKNISKVGYQIALEKRDDFILVTMDLHITNKQLEDLEIYLIENENINSFNY
- a CDS encoding trigger factor, coding for MNVTATNHDEVSALLTVTLDKSDYKDKVEKQLINYAKNAQVPGFRKGKVPLSMVRKQYEAGIAFEEINKQVSDALNNYVNDNKLRLVGQPVPQPVEELDHTADQLSVGFEVGYEPEFTIDLSKYEAPHYKVEASEKEIGQSIENMQKRFAEQVPQDAIGEDTTISLEISQVVEEDAEGAHNHPPKNVTIDATRKEAFKLVKDLKMDGSVKVSKAELESNEELAKELSFTKEEVEHLHHDQIEVKVKDFFGLKLAELNQELFDKVYGEGTIKSEEELKEKVKAELDEYFQQNADVHFVNKVLAQVTEKEDVKLPEDFLVKWLVFSNENVTTEEQAKEILETEKSQLKYQILEGKLMTDNDIKLDYTDVLAQAEQLVRNQLAIYGIHHLPDEEVQKYAVEMLKDQEQVRQISSEVGMAKLKDVILEKASKKETVISHDEFLEELKK
- the pfkA gene encoding 6-phosphofructokinase yields the protein MIDSAVKKIVVLTSGGDSPGMNAALRAVVRTASHYKIECYGVREGYNGLINDDFTRMGPRSVKNIITEGGTILKSARSLEFKTAAGRKKAFENCQKHGIDGMVCIGGDGTFKGAKVFCEEYGIQVIGVPGTIDNDIFGTDNTIGYDTALNTAMEAIDKIRDTATSHNRIFFVEVMGRDAGFIALNSGLATGAIGILIPEKKDSIEELFATFERAEKAGKASSIVVVAEGEKLGSIYDIAKATKAGFPDYDIRVAVLGHIQRGGSPSCADRVLASRLGYGAVIGLMKGKTNMMVGMKSNKMVYTPIEEAVKKHNELDQDLLKISEILAI